Proteins co-encoded in one Candidatus Effluviviaceae Genus I sp. genomic window:
- a CDS encoding ABC transporter permease, whose protein sequence is MAGQSSVLARRARRLLKEATRSLVRNRTRSFLTTLGIIIGVASVIVMVGVGAGAQADVKKQISALGANSIQVWSGAFRAGGAHMAAGTMTRLSLEDADLIAEEAAHVAAVSAIVRTGGQIVGGSGNWNTQVHGVSPEYLTIRAWGLASGEFITDRDVRARSKIAVLGQTVVDNLFADADPVGQVIRIRNIPFRVVGVLTKKGAALWGGDQDDVILVP, encoded by the coding sequence GTGGCGGGGCAGTCTAGCGTGCTGGCGCGCCGCGCGCGCCGGCTTCTCAAGGAGGCGACTCGGAGCCTCGTCCGGAACAGGACGCGCAGCTTCCTCACGACGCTCGGCATCATCATCGGCGTGGCGTCGGTGATCGTCATGGTCGGGGTCGGCGCCGGCGCGCAAGCCGACGTGAAGAAGCAGATCTCGGCGCTGGGGGCGAACTCCATCCAGGTGTGGTCCGGCGCGTTCCGCGCCGGCGGGGCGCACATGGCCGCCGGCACCATGACCCGCCTCTCACTCGAGGACGCGGACCTCATCGCCGAGGAAGCAGCGCACGTCGCCGCGGTCTCCGCGATCGTGCGGACGGGAGGTCAGATCGTCGGTGGCTCGGGCAACTGGAACACGCAGGTCCACGGGGTCTCTCCCGAGTACCTCACGATCCGCGCGTGGGGCCTTGCCTCCGGCGAGTTCATCACCGACCGCGACGTCCGCGCGCGCAGCAAGATCGCGGTCCTGGGTCAGACGGTCGTGGACAACCTCTTCGCCGACGCGGACCCCGTCGGACAGGTCATCCGCATCAGGAACATCCCGTTCCGCGTGGTCGGCGTCCTGACCAAGAAGGGCGCGGCGCTGTGGGGCGGCGACCAGGACGACGTCATCCTGGTCCCG